The window TATTATATAGTATTGAAAACCAGATGGCAAGGGTTTTGTACAGTATTATTTCCCGTACTGGAGTAATTTGGATAGAAAATGCCCATAGACGGGTATGGCAGGTTTTGCGTGACAGAGGAATGATTTTATATTATAATCACATAGCGGGGCATTGCTAAAGGGCGGCAGATGCATACAAAATAAGCCTTATGTAAAGCAGACAGGAGATACATATGAGTATATACGATACATTGAACGATAAACAGAGGGAAGCAGTGTACCATACAGAGGGGCCGCTGCTGATACTGGCGGGGGCAGGGTCAGGAAAAACAAGGGTACTGACCCATAGAATTGCTTATCTGATAGGAGAAAAAGGGGTAAATCCCTGGAATATACTGGCCATAACTTTTACAAATAAGGCGGCGGGGGAAATGCGGGAGCGCGTAGATTCTCTTGTCGGATTTGGAGCAGAAAGTATTTGGGTGAGCACTTTCCATTCTGCCTGTGTAAGAATATTGAGAAGGTACATTGACAGGCTGGGGTATGATAATAATTTTACTATTTATGATACAGATGACCAGAAAACGGTGATGAAGGATGTGTGCCGTCTGGCTGGTATCGACACGAAGGTGTATAAGGAGCGAAGTTTATTAGGGGCTATTTCCTCTGCCAAGAATGAGCTGGTAACGCCTCAAGAGTATGAACTGAATGCCACAGGTGATTTTGGGAAGCAGAAAATTGCCGCGGCATACAAGGAGTACGAGAAACAGCTCAGGGCAAATAATGCGCTGGATTTTGATGACCTGCTTTTAAAAACGGTACAGCTTTTCCAGACACAGCCTGACGTGCTGGAACATTATCAGGAACGTTTTCGCTATATTATGGTGGATGAATATCAAGACACGAATACTGTACAGTTTAAATTTGTCAGCCTTTTAGCAGGAAAATATAAAAACCTTTGTGTGGTAGGCGATGATGATCAGTCTATTTATAAGTTCCGTGGGGCAAATATTAAGAATATCCTAAACTTTGAACAAGAGTTCAGCGAAGCACAGGTCATAAAGCTGGAGCAGAATTACCGTTCTACATCCAATATTTTAAATGCGGCGAATGCCGTGATACGAAATAATACTGGACGTAAGGATAAAACATTATGGACAGAAAATGGGGAAGGAGAGAAGGTCCAGCTTTGCCAGTTTGATACAGGCTATGATGAGGCTGGCTTTGTAGCTTCTAATATTCAGAAGAATGTCAGGGATGGGGCAGCTTATAATGAGCATGCAGTGCTGTACCGCACAAATGCCCAGTCCCGGCTATTTGAGGAGCGTTTCGTGGCATCCAATATTCCCTACAAAATTGTGGGAGGCGTTAATTTTTATGCCCGGAGAGAAATCAAGGATCTGCTGGCCTATTTAAAGACAATCGATAATGGAAGGGATGACCTGGCGGTGAGGCGGATCATTAATGTGCCCAAAAGAGGGATTGGCCTGACTACCATTAATCGGGTGCAAGAGTCTGCCCTGGAGCGGGGGTTAGGATTTTATGAGGCGCTGCAGGGGTTAGATTTGATTCCGAATATCGGAAGAAGCGCTGCAAAGCTGGACTCCTTTGTGGCATTGATAGAATATTTTAAGGGTGTGGCTAAGGATGCGGCCATTTCAGATCTGATGGAAGAGATTCTTGAGAAAACTGGCTACATAGAGAACCTGGAGGCTGAGGATAAGCAGGATGCCCAATCTAGGATTGAGAATATTGATGAGCTTTTAAGTAAGATTGCGGCCTATGAGGATGCCTGTGCAGACAGGGACGAGAAGCCTGCGCTGAGTGGGTTTCTGGAAGAAGTTGCACTGGTAGCCGACATTGACAGCCTGGATGAGGATCAGGACTATGTAATTCTTATGACTCTCCACAGCGCTAAAGGGTTAGAGTTTCCACATGTTTACCTGGCAGGCATGGAGGAAGGATTATTTCCCAGTTACATGACAATTACCTCTGATGATCCTGAAGAGCTGGAAGAAGAGCGGCGTCTCTGTTATGTGGGGATTACACGGGCCGAGAGAGAATTGACTCTCAGCTGTGCCCGTCAGAGAATGCTGCGGGGTGAGACAAGGTATAATAGAATGTCACGCTTTTTGATGGAGATACCAGCTGAGCTGACAGAAACTGGAAATTCTTTTGCCCAGGAAATGGAAATGCCTGTACAAAATACATATTCCCAGGCAAAACAGGCTTTTAAATCCAAGGCATTCTCAGCAGGAAATCCTACAAAACAATTTTCAGTTGTGAAGGGGAAAGGATTAGACTATGTGACAGGGGACAGAGTCCGGCATATGAAATTTGGTGATGGAGTAGTCACAGGCATAACGGAAGGCGGTCGTGATTATGAGGTGACTGTAGATTTTGATACAGCAGGGACCAAGAAAATGTTTGCCTCTTTTGCCCGGCTTAAGAAAATATAACCAGAGGGCAACCCATCATGCATGTCCCAGGGGAGCGGGGGGACTTAACCCAATAGGAGACAAAAACAAGTATATGCTGCTGGCTGGCCGCTAACAGGAAGGCAATCTTATAGAAATTAAATAAAAATGGCATAAATCAGTAGTAATCTGAAAATGATAGTGATATAATAACTAAAAATGAACCTGTATCGACAGAATGGGGAAAGGACGTGGATAATATGAGCAAAGTAGAGGAATTAATCGCTGAGACAAAATTAAATGACTTATTACGCAAGAAAGAGGATGATAAGCAGAAGAATACAGTACTTTGGGTTCTGGCAATCGTAGGCGCAGTGGCAGCAGTAGCAGCAATTGCATATGGTGTGTACCGCTTCTTCACACCAGATTATCTGGAAGATTTTGAGGAAGATTTCGATGATGATTTTGACGATTATTTCAGCGAGGAAGACCAGGTATAATCACTGTATCTAAAAGGCATCCTGTGAAGGATGTCCAGGAGATGGGTCCACAGCAGATGCTGTATAAACTGCATGATTCTGCATGATATAGAAATGAATAATGAGACAGGATGTGGGAACACTGCACCCTGTCCATTTTTGCGTATATAGATTAAAGTGTCAAAAGCACCTTTGGCGCCACTCGCGCCATATATTGTATTGCGTGTGAGATTGAATGTCAATATAGGGAATAGGATGGGTGTGGCGTATCCTATTGACACCCCAATCGTATATAGTAAAAAATAAGATACTATATGTTCCTGAGTGTGTGGAGGATATAATTATCTTGCTGTTTGCTTAAAGTAAAGGTATGTTTCATCCTGATAGATGAATGGAAGCAGCGGCATACGGGTGAAAACTGTATGAAATATACTATTTAGCTGGCCTTATGGATAGATGCAGTGTGTGGATAAGGGGAGCCTGTCTGACAGGTGAGTGTCCGCCCGTCCTTAAGGGTATGAATTATGGGGCGCCTTATAGGCATTAGGAGTTACTTAAGGTATGAAATAATATTAGGAGAGTAAAATGAAAAAGGGACAAGTGTTTGAAGGGATTATAGAAAAAGTAGAGTTTCCCAATAAGGGACTGGTATGGGTGCATGAGGAGGAACAGTATGTTACAGTGAAGAATGGGATTCCCGGGCAGAAAGTGCGGTTTGTGGTTAATAAATTTAAAAAAGGCTGCGGGGAAGGCAGGCTTTTGGAGGTGCTGGATAAATCACCTTTGGAAGTCAGAGATCCGGCCTGTAGTATTTTTCCTTTCTGCGGAGGCTGTATGTACCAGACTATGGCTTATGGGGAGCAACTGAAAATGAAAGCCTGCCAGGTCAAAGAGTTGATGGATGGGGTTGTAGACGCAGAATATCTGTTTGAGGGACTAAAAGAGAGTCCACAGGAGTTTGGGTACCGCAATAAGATGGAGTTTTCCTTTGGGGATGAATATAAAGATGGCCCTCTGACCCTTGGACTTCACAAGAAAGGAAGTACATATGATGTGCTGACTGCGGGGGACTGCAAGCTGGTGCACAGTGACATGAACCGTATATTGCTGTGTACCCTAAAGTTTTTTGGGGAAAGAGGAGTCACCTATTATAAAAAAATGCAGCATACAGGATACCTTAGGCATCTGCTTTTGAGGAGAGGGGACGCAACAGGAGAAATTCTTATTTGTCTTGTGACCACATCTCAGGAGGAGTATAATCTGGAGCCATTAAAAAAGGAATTATTGAATCAGGAACTGGAGGGGAATGTTGTCGGTATACTCCATATTATCAATGATTCTCTTTCTGATGTCGTAAAAAGTGATGAGACAAGAATTTTATTTGGCCGGGATTATTTTTATGAAAGAATATTGGGAATGGAATTTAAAATAACTCCTTTTTCTTTTTTTCAGCCAAATTCACGGGGAGCCGAAGTGCTATATAGAACAGTCAGGGAGTATATTGGAGATATTAAGAACATGACAGTCTTTGATTTGTTCAGTGGAACTGGAACGATTGCGCAGGTTCTGGCACCTGGGGCGAAGCAAGTGATAGGCGTAGAGATTATTGAGGAGGCTGTGGAAGCGGCCAGGGAGAATGCAGCCAGAAATGGGTTGGATAATTGTAAGTTTATAGCTGGCGATGTGTTCAAAGTGTTGGATGAGATAGATGAAAAGCCGGATGTGATCGTTCTGGATCCTCCCAGAGATGGGATCCACCCTAAAGCATTGCCCAAAATATTAGATTATGGGGTAAAAAATATAGTGTATATATCTTGTAAAGTGACAAGCCTTGTGCGGGATCTGGAAATGATTCAGGGGAGAGGGTATGAGGTGGTAAAATGCGCGGGGGTAGATCAGTTTCCGATGACGGTGCATGTGGAGACTGTGGTAAGACTACAAAGGAAACATATCTAGAAATCCTTGAATTTACGCACTTTGTTGACTTTTTCAGTTTCAACAGATTAGAGGAAAATCACAAGGAAAAGGTACTTGTAAACAAAGTAACCGTTGTGGTTGCCTTAGACCTCGGTACGGGGAACACAAAAAATCCTGGATTATGAAAGTGAATATAGAGCTATCAATACATTGATAGAAGATAGGGATACTTGCAGCAGAGTGTCCCTATTTTTTTATACAAAATTTTAAAATTCAGGAGGAAAAACAAATGGGAACAACACAGCGTAAAGAGCAAAGAAAAATGAAATTGGAAAAGGAAATCATCATTTTAACAAAACTGCATCAGAACACGGATAAAAGAGAACTCATCCAAAATATTAATCATGTTTTGAAAGCTCAGGGGATTCATCTGAATAGGAAAGTTAAATGGATCTGTAAAGTGACAGGTTCTCCGGAAGGGACAGTATATACATGGTTTACCAATGCCAGATGCCGGCGAGAGAACAAAATCCCGTTGTATGCCCTGTGTCAGATGGCGCTCGCCTTAAGAATATCTGTATATAAGTTTTTCAGAGCCGATAATTCTGTGGCGGATAAAGAGAAACAAAAGATTGACCGAAGATGTAAGTTATACTGGCATCTGCGGAGAAATGTGGCAGAAGATTTATGGAATGGTACTCATGCCGAAAACGATACATGGCAGAAACAAACGCTAGATATTAAGCGAGAGTTTCTGGACGGATTATATCTGAAAATGATGAATGACGAGTTAAATTAGCAAAAATTAATAGTGGAGGAAAATCAGATGACAAAGAACACAGCGAAAGGTGCAAAACAGGAAAGAAAAATCACTTTCAAGAACAGGGAACATGAGAAATTTTACAACACCTATCTTTCAAAATGCCGGTATCAGGATTCATACCATAAGGCTTTGGTCTATTGCCTGGGATTATCGGAAGATACCAGGCGCAATGTAAACCGGATCTATGACTTTGAGACGGGATTTATAAAGCCGGGGTGTCTGCAGGAAGGCTGGCAGACCAGCGGGAGCGAAAAGATTGTCCGTTTAGCGTTTAATCTCTACACAGACGGAACACCTACAACAGATGAATATGACGATACGGAAGAACAGATCACAGAGACACGGCTTTATTCTGTCAGCGATATATTCTGCACAGGGGACGCTAAATATTTTTGGGAAGCAATCAAAATCCGCTATCCGGATTACTGCTTCTATGTGGATTGGGAGGAGATGTTTTATGCTGAAGATTAGGCTGCAAGGAACCGTGAAGGATATTCGCTGGTTTAAACGTCTGCTGGAGAGCCACCCGGAGATCCGGGTTCTCTCCGTATCGGAGATATTTTCCAATAAGGGGACGAACCGATATTTCCGCTCCTATGCGGAAGTGGAAAAGACAGAAAAGAAAGAGGAAGAAAGGTAGGTAAGATATATGTGCAGAACTATCGCAATCGCAAACCAAAAGGGCGGTGTCGGAAAAACAACGACGTGTGTAAATTTAGGTATCGGTTTGGCAAGAGCTGGGAAAAAGGTGCTTCTGGTAGAAGCGGATGCCCAGGGCAGCATGGCAGTGAGTTTAGGCATCCGGGAGCCGGATGAACTGGATGTAACTTTAGTCAATATCATGGAGAAGGTTATCAATGACGAGGATGTGGAGCCGGGAGAAGGCATTATCCACCATGAGGAAGGGATTGACTTTATTCCTGCCAACATCGAACTTGCCGGACTGGAAACTTCCCTTGTAAATGTTATGAGCCGGGAGCAGGTGCTTCGCCTGTACCTGGACGGGATAAAAGCCGGCTATGATTATATCCTGATTGATTGTATGCCTTCTTTGGGAATGATCACCATCAATGCCCTGGTAGCAGCGGACAGTGTGCTGATCCCGGTGGAGGCGGCTTATCTTCCGGTAAAGGGTCTGCAGCAGCTTATCAAGACTATCGGCAAGGTACATAGACGGTTGAATCCCAGGCTGTCCATTCTGGGGATTCTGCTGACAAAGGTTGACCGCCGGACAAACTTCGCACGGGATATTTCCGAACAGATCCGTGAGGTATACGGCAATAACATCCATATCTTTGAGAACTGTATCCCGATGTCTGTACGGGCGGCGGAGACAACAGCGGAGGGAAAGAGTATCTATCTTCACGATCCGAAAGGAATTGTGGCAGAGGGATACCGCCACCTGACCGGGGAGGTGCTTGCAGATGAAAAGTAAGAGTGCGGAAAAGATCAGGCTGACTTCCTATGACGAACTGTTTGGAGCAGAAGATAACAACGTGGAGGGAACTTATACCACTGTTCCATTGAGCCAGCTCCGGCCATTTAAAAACCATCCGTTTAAGGTACTGGATGATGAAAAAATGCAGGAGACAGTGGAAAGTGTCATTCAGCACGGCGTGATCCAGCCGGGGATTGTGCGTTCTTGCGCTGATGGATATGAAGTGGTGGCTGGACACCGGAGATGGCGGGCCTGCGAGCTGGCAGGAAAGGCAGAAATGCCGGTGATTATCCGGAATCTGGACGATGACGCTGCCACGGTGCTTATGGTGGATACCAATATCCAGAGGGAGAACCTTCTGCCCAGCGAGAAAGCCAGAGCCTACAAGATGAAATATGAGGCGCTGAGACACCAGGGAAGCAAAGGAGACAAACATACGGCAGATGCCGTGGGAGAGAAAGCCGGGGACAGCGGACGGACAGTGCAGAGATATATCCGGCTTGCAAGCCTGATTGACGGGTTTCTGGAGCTGGTGGATACAGGCAGGATTGCGATGATAGCCGGGGAGCGCTTATCTTTTCTGAAACCGGAAGAACAGGAGATGGTGCTGAGAGCAGCGGGGAACATTGGCGCTTATCCATCTCCGGTACAGGCAGGACAGCTCAAAGCTATGAGTGAGGAAGGAACACTGTCAGAAGGAAGTATCTATGCGCTTTTGGTAAAGAAAGAGAACGGCGGCCAGAGCGTAACGATCTCTTCAAAGAAGATCCGGGATTACTTCCCGCCGGCATATACGAAAACGCAGATTGAGGAAGTGATCTATTCGCTTCTGGAACAATGGAAACAGGAAAAGGAGGAGGAAACAGATGCAGGAAATACAGTTTGATTATTTCCGTGGAATGGAAGCGGAACAGTACAGCTTTTACCGTGTCCCGAAAGTGCTGTTTACCGCAGAATGTTTTAAATCCCTTTCCTGTGAAGCAAAGGTTTTATACGGTCTGATGTTAGACCGTATGAGCCTTAGCATTAAGAACCGCTGGTTTGACGAGGAAGATCGGGTATATATTATTTTTACTGTGGAAGAAATCATGGAACTTTTGGGCTGCGGGCGTCAGAAAGCGATAAAAAATATTGCAGAACTGGACTCGGAAAAGGGGATCGGCCTGATCGAGAAAAAGCGGCTTGGCCTTGGGAAGCCCAACGTGATCTACGTGAAAAACTTTATGATAAAGGAGTGCCTGGACTCGGAAAGTGGAGAAATAGAGACGGAAAATGCCGGAAATATGCAGAAGTATGAAAATCAAACTTCAAGAAGTATGAAAAGCGGATTTCAGGATGTTCCAGAATCGGATTTCCAGAAGTATGAAAATCAAACTTCTGGAAGTATGAAAACCAAACTTCAAGAAGTTCCAAAATCAGACTTCAAGAAATGTGAAAACCGAACTTCTGGAAGTATGAAAATCAAAACTCAAGAAGTTCCAAAATCAAACTGTAATAAGACTGATATTAACAAGACTGATTATAGTGAGACTGATCCTATCCAATCTAATCTATCCTTCTCCGCAGGTGAAGTGTGCCCTATTAACAGTGATATGATGGAGCGGATGGAAACCTACCGGGAAATCTTACGGGTAAATGTGGATTATGAGGGGTTTGTAGAGAAAGGCGAAGGAGAGGACGTGGGCGAGCTTATTGAACTAATGGTGGAGATCCTGATGTTGCCGGATGATACAGTGGTACGGATTGGCGGGGCAGACAAGCCGGTATCTGTGGTTAAGAGCCGTTTTTTAAAGCTGACGTATTCCCATATCGAGTATGTCTTATTCAGCCTGCACCGGAATACGTCCAAAGTGACGAATATCCGGGCGTATCTTTTGACGACACTTTATAATTCGTCTATGACGATGAATCATTACTACCAGGCGGAAGTGAACCATGATCTGTACGGAGGTGGCTGAGATGTATGAGTTTGCCAAAAAAGTGATTGCTCCGGTAGGGGCGGCGGTAATCCTGGCGGCGCTGTTCTATCCCCTCTGTGTGGAGAACGGGCAGTGCGATTACCTGAAATTGTGGATATTTATGGGAATCCCCTTTGGCGTACATAAGATGTTCCTGTGGATCATCCCGAAAGGTTTTGATATTGGCGGTACGGTAGGGATGTTTGTATTCAACCTGCTGGTCGGCGGTGTGATTGGCGGGTTTGTCCTGGCCTGGCGTCTTTTGATGGCAGCCTTTTATCTGGTGAAAATGGTTTTCGCCGGGATCTCAAGGCTTATGAGGGCAAAAGCCGTGTGAAATTTTACAGAAGAATAAATGAATGAGAGAGTTACGAAAGCAGCTAAGTCCATATACCTGGCTGCTTTTTTCTGTCTTTATGGCAGGGGCACTTTGCGACACGGTGTCGCAAAGTGAAAATCTATCATGGAAGGAGGGACTGTGTTGGGGAACCGTGCGGGATCGCAGAGGCTGATCCAGTTGGGGGAACGCATCCGGCAAAAGAGGAAAGACAGCCATTTATCCCAGGAGACTTTTGCGGAGAAAGCCGGTATCAGTGTCAACACAGTGAGCCGGATCGAGGGAGGGCAGGCAGCGATGTCCGTGGAGATTTTTGCAAAGCTGGTGGAAGTTTTGGACACGGACGCTGATGAACTGCTGGGGAGAAGGGCAAAGGCAAAAGAGAATGATCCGGTGGAAACAACGGCTGCCCGTATCCGGCGGCTGAAACCAAAAGAACAGAAGATTGTGCTTAAAACCATGAAAGCCCTAATGGACGGGATGGAGGGAAAGGACGGATGGAAAGTTCCACAGATATGAGGGGAACCGGCTGCAATTTCCCCATATCTGCTAAGG of the Luxibacter massiliensis genome contains:
- a CDS encoding DUF6075 family protein codes for the protein MTKNTAKGAKQERKITFKNREHEKFYNTYLSKCRYQDSYHKALVYCLGLSEDTRRNVNRIYDFETGFIKPGCLQEGWQTSGSEKIVRLAFNLYTDGTPTTDEYDDTEEQITETRLYSVSDIFCTGDAKYFWEAIKIRYPDYCFYVDWEEMFYAED
- a CDS encoding replication initiator protein A; the protein is MQEIQFDYFRGMEAEQYSFYRVPKVLFTAECFKSLSCEAKVLYGLMLDRMSLSIKNRWFDEEDRVYIIFTVEEIMELLGCGRQKAIKNIAELDSEKGIGLIEKKRLGLGKPNVIYVKNFMIKECLDSESGEIETENAGNMQKYENQTSRSMKSGFQDVPESDFQKYENQTSGSMKTKLQEVPKSDFKKCENRTSGSMKIKTQEVPKSNCNKTDINKTDYSETDPIQSNLSFSAGEVCPINSDMMERMETYREILRVNVDYEGFVEKGEGEDVGELIELMVEILMLPDDTVVRIGGADKPVSVVKSRFLKLTYSHIEYVLFSLHRNTSKVTNIRAYLLTTLYNSSMTMNHYYQAEVNHDLYGGG
- a CDS encoding ParB/RepB/Spo0J family partition protein, yielding MKSKSAEKIRLTSYDELFGAEDNNVEGTYTTVPLSQLRPFKNHPFKVLDDEKMQETVESVIQHGVIQPGIVRSCADGYEVVAGHRRWRACELAGKAEMPVIIRNLDDDAATVLMVDTNIQRENLLPSEKARAYKMKYEALRHQGSKGDKHTADAVGEKAGDSGRTVQRYIRLASLIDGFLELVDTGRIAMIAGERLSFLKPEEQEMVLRAAGNIGAYPSPVQAGQLKAMSEEGTLSEGSIYALLVKKENGGQSVTISSKKIRDYFPPAYTKTQIEEVIYSLLEQWKQEKEEETDAGNTV
- a CDS encoding helix-turn-helix domain-containing protein, yielding MGNRAGSQRLIQLGERIRQKRKDSHLSQETFAEKAGISVNTVSRIEGGQAAMSVEIFAKLVEVLDTDADELLGRRAKAKENDPVETTAARIRRLKPKEQKIVLKTMKALMDGMEGKDGWKVPQI
- a CDS encoding ParA family protein; amino-acid sequence: MCRTIAIANQKGGVGKTTTCVNLGIGLARAGKKVLLVEADAQGSMAVSLGIREPDELDVTLVNIMEKVINDEDVEPGEGIIHHEEGIDFIPANIELAGLETSLVNVMSREQVLRLYLDGIKAGYDYILIDCMPSLGMITINALVAADSVLIPVEAAYLPVKGLQQLIKTIGKVHRRLNPRLSILGILLTKVDRRTNFARDISEQIREVYGNNIHIFENCIPMSVRAAETTAEGKSIYLHDPKGIVAEGYRHLTGEVLADEK
- the rlmD gene encoding 23S rRNA (uracil(1939)-C(5))-methyltransferase RlmD, whose protein sequence is MKKGQVFEGIIEKVEFPNKGLVWVHEEEQYVTVKNGIPGQKVRFVVNKFKKGCGEGRLLEVLDKSPLEVRDPACSIFPFCGGCMYQTMAYGEQLKMKACQVKELMDGVVDAEYLFEGLKESPQEFGYRNKMEFSFGDEYKDGPLTLGLHKKGSTYDVLTAGDCKLVHSDMNRILLCTLKFFGERGVTYYKKMQHTGYLRHLLLRRGDATGEILICLVTTSQEEYNLEPLKKELLNQELEGNVVGILHIINDSLSDVVKSDETRILFGRDYFYERILGMEFKITPFSFFQPNSRGAEVLYRTVREYIGDIKNMTVFDLFSGTGTIAQVLAPGAKQVIGVEIIEEAVEAARENAARNGLDNCKFIAGDVFKVLDEIDEKPDVIVLDPPRDGIHPKALPKILDYGVKNIVYISCKVTSLVRDLEMIQGRGYEVVKCAGVDQFPMTVHVETVVRLQRKHI
- the pcrA gene encoding DNA helicase PcrA, producing MSIYDTLNDKQREAVYHTEGPLLILAGAGSGKTRVLTHRIAYLIGEKGVNPWNILAITFTNKAAGEMRERVDSLVGFGAESIWVSTFHSACVRILRRYIDRLGYDNNFTIYDTDDQKTVMKDVCRLAGIDTKVYKERSLLGAISSAKNELVTPQEYELNATGDFGKQKIAAAYKEYEKQLRANNALDFDDLLLKTVQLFQTQPDVLEHYQERFRYIMVDEYQDTNTVQFKFVSLLAGKYKNLCVVGDDDQSIYKFRGANIKNILNFEQEFSEAQVIKLEQNYRSTSNILNAANAVIRNNTGRKDKTLWTENGEGEKVQLCQFDTGYDEAGFVASNIQKNVRDGAAYNEHAVLYRTNAQSRLFEERFVASNIPYKIVGGVNFYARREIKDLLAYLKTIDNGRDDLAVRRIINVPKRGIGLTTINRVQESALERGLGFYEALQGLDLIPNIGRSAAKLDSFVALIEYFKGVAKDAAISDLMEEILEKTGYIENLEAEDKQDAQSRIENIDELLSKIAAYEDACADRDEKPALSGFLEEVALVADIDSLDEDQDYVILMTLHSAKGLEFPHVYLAGMEEGLFPSYMTITSDDPEELEEERRLCYVGITRAERELTLSCARQRMLRGETRYNRMSRFLMEIPAELTETGNSFAQEMEMPVQNTYSQAKQAFKSKAFSAGNPTKQFSVVKGKGLDYVTGDRVRHMKFGDGVVTGITEGGRDYEVTVDFDTAGTKKMFASFARLKKI
- a CDS encoding DUF6050 family protein; this encodes MICTEVAEMYEFAKKVIAPVGAAVILAALFYPLCVENGQCDYLKLWIFMGIPFGVHKMFLWIIPKGFDIGGTVGMFVFNLLVGGVIGGFVLAWRLLMAAFYLVKMVFAGISRLMRAKAV